Below is a genomic region from Lonsdalea populi.
CTGTCCACCGCCAGCGCGACCTGTGCCGGAGAGGCCTGGGCAATGTGCGCGATTTCCTCGCCGGTTGCCGGATTATAGACAGGCAGCGTACTACCTTCGCCGGCGACTAAACGTCCGTTGATCACCATTTTTGTCTGCATTATTTTGTCCTCAGTCAGGGTTTCGCGTCACAGCACGCACGCTATGACGTTCATTTTCAGGGGCTGCGGGCTATTTGCCGTCACCGGACACATCCGTCGTTTCTTTTGTCAGATACCAGGCCCCGAGGATCGGGATCATGGTCAATACCATCAGGCACAGCGCCACCACGTTAGTGATCGGCACATCACGCGGTCGCCCCAGCTGATTCAACAGCCAGATAGGCAGGGTGCGTTCGTGACCGGCGGTAAACGTCGTCACGATAATTTCATCGAAGGACAGCGCGAAGGCCAGCATCCCGCCTGCCAGCAGCGCCGTCGCCAGATTGGGAAGGATCACGTAGCGAAAGGTCTGCCAGCCGTCGGCGCCCAGATCCATCGACGCCTCAATCAGCGAGTGAGAGATACGCCGGAACCGGGCGATGGCATTGTTGAACACAATCACAATGCAAAACGTGGCGTGGCCGATCACGATCGTCATCATGCCGGGCTCAATGTCCGCCGTCTGGAAAGCGGCCAGCAGCGCCAGACCGGTGATAATGCCCGGCAGCGCCAGCGGCAGCATCAA
It encodes:
- a CDS encoding ABC transporter permease, translated to MHSKRAPLPLRLAAWGGLLFLHAPLLIIAVYAFNTEEAAFSFPPKGFTLRWFQLAAERRDIFDAVILSLQIACLSTLIALVLGTLAAAALYRRDFYGKNGITLMLMLPLALPGIITGLALLAAFQTADIEPGMMTIVIGHATFCIVIVFNNAIARFRRISHSLIEASMDLGADGWQTFRYVILPNLATALLAGGMLAFALSFDEIIVTTFTAGHERTLPIWLLNQLGRPRDVPITNVVALCLMVLTMIPILGAWYLTKETTDVSGDGK